A window of Haloarcula taiwanensis genomic DNA:
AGATGCTCCAACCGACGGCTGACTGGATCGGTCCCGGTCAATCCGCAGTGTTGATCGCCGTACTAGGCCTCGCTACACTCGGAACGGTGGCGCTGTTTGTCGTCGCAGCGGTCAGTACACGCCGGCGCCGGTCACGCCCGTACGTGCTGTTGACCGTCGCTATCGGGTTACTGGTCGTGCGGTCCGTGGTCGGTATCGGGACCGTTCTCGGTGTCGTCCCGATGGTCGTACACCACCTCACTGAACACGGGTTCGACTTCCTGATCGCGCTGCTGGTACTGAGTGCGATCTATTCGGTCGCACCGCCGAGCGTCCCCGACTGACCGGCGTTTCGACGGTCGCACCATGAACCATTTGGTGTCGTTCAGTGTACTACCTCGTATGTCCAAACACACAACAGGGTTCACACGGCGATGCTTCTTGGCCGGGGCTGGGACTGTGGCCGTCGTCTCGCTTTCGGGGTGTCTGGGAACCAGTGAGGAGATGGACCCGGTCAGCATCGAAAGCGGCCAGAACTGTGACCAGTGTGGAATGGTTATCGACCAGCACCCGGGGCCAGCCGGCCAAACGTACTATCAGAACAATTCGCCCGAGGGCCACGACCCGCCGGCACGGTTCTGCAGTACGACCTGCACGTATCGCCACCGATTCGCCAAAGAACAATCGGGGTGGACGCCCGCGGAAACGTTCCTCACCGACTACAGTACACGCGACTACGAGACCCAGACCGACGGGGGCAAGACAATTATCTCTCGCCATCTGGGGCGAGAAGCCTTCGCTTCGACGGAACGCCTCACTGTCGTCGCGAACTCCGAGGTAGAGGGTGCGATGGGGACCGCTATCGTTCCGTTTAGCGACAGCGGGGACGCCGAGTCGTTTGCCGAAGAACACGGCGGTCAGACGCTCCCCGCAGAGGAGATATCGCGGGAACTAGTCGGCGGAATGTAGGCGAGTTCCCACGCGGTGAGAACGTTCGATACCCTGTTGTTTCGGTGGATAGAACGCTGTCTTGAAGACAATGTCCACGGTTACTGAGCAAGTGCGTTCCCACGTCGAGTCCAAACCGGGAGTTCATTTCAACGCGCTTGCAGCAGATCTCGATATCGCGACTGGCCAAGCACAGTATCACCTGCGGAAACTGCGCCGTGCCGGCGATATCGTCGCCGAAGAGATTCAGGGTAAAACGCACTATTACAGCCGGGAGTACGACCCCTGGGAGCGGCGTGTACTCGCCTTTGCCCGGCGGGAGACTGCGCGGACGATTCTCTTGCATCTTCTGGAAGCGGAGTCCCTGTCAGCAGACGAACTGACCGACCGGCTGGGCGTCGCCCGGAGTACGGTTTCCTGGCACGTTTCGGCACTGGCCGACGCAGAGATACTCGAGAAGTCGTACGGTGACCGGGGTCGTGTCGTCGTGACCCTGACTGACCCGAACGAGACACAGCGGCTGCTTGCGGCGGTTCGTCCGTCGCTTACAGATCGTCTTATCGACCGGTTCACGCGGCTGGTCGACGAAGGGCTCGCGGCCGCGGCAGACGACGGCTGAACTCAGGCCGCATCCGTCGCGAGCATCGCCCCCACAAACGTGAGTCCCCACCAGAACAGCAGCGAAAGGGAGGCGACCCACGTCGGGACGAACGCCGACCGGCCCGGAACAGCGACGTACAGGACCTGATCGAACACGAGTCCGCGGTAGGCTCCCGCCGGGGTCATGGCGAGCGCGCCGCCGAGGGTGTCCGTGGTAACACCGGTGTCAAGCGCTGCGAATACCGCCAGATCACTTCCGACAGTGAGGACGAGCAGCCCGGCGAGTGCGAGCACAAGCGCCCGGCCCCGGCTGCCGGCGAGCGCTGACAGCAGGAACGCGATAGTCAGCGAGGAGAGCGCATACAGGACGGTCAGCGCGATAAACCGGATGAACAGGAACGGTGAGTCGACGCCGCGATGGCTCGCAAACACCGTCGTCTCCGGTCCTGCAGTCGTCGCCACGTTGATGCCCAGCGCCAGCAACGGACCGACGACAATAGTGAGCAACAGCAGGGCGCGGCCCGCGTACACTCCGCCGACGTACGCCCACGTCGACAGCGGATAGGTGTCGAGGATGTCGAGTTCGCCCCGGACGGCGGGGTCAGCAATCGCGCGATAGCCGACGGCAAAGGCAAGCGTCGGCACGAGTACTTCGACGGCGACGAGCGTATCAACGACGGTTGGAACGTAGCCGCCGGCTGGGCCACCGCCGGCGTGGGCGAGGCCGAACAGAACAACCCCCGTGACCACACCGAGGGCGATATATGTGCGTGTCCTGACTGCGCTCCGGACCTCTCGGACGAAGACCGTCCAGAAGCGACCGCCCGCTGTCATGGCTTCTCTCCCCCCGGCGCAGCGATAGTGGTTCTGTCCTGTTCGAGAAGCGCTGTAAACGTCTCGTGGAGCGGCCCGCCGGTCTGTTCCCGCAGAGATGCAACCGACCCGGTTCGGACAAGGCGACCGGACTCGAGCACAACCAGTCGGTCAGCCGTTTCCTCGACGAGTGGCAGTTCGTGCGAGCACAGAACCACGGCGCGACCGGCGTCGGCAATCGATTCGACGATGTCGAATATCAGACGGCTCATCGCCGGGTCGAGCCCGCTCGCTGGCTCGTCGAGCATCACAATCGGCGGGTCGCCGGCCAGTGCCTGCGCGATTCCCAGCAGGCGCGTCATTCCCCCGGAGAGTCCTGAGACGGGGCGGCTGGCCACTTCTTCGAGGCCGACACGTTCAAGCAGTCGGTCCGGATCGTCGTCGACGAGGTCCGCGTAGAATCCGGCCGTCTCCCGGACGCTGAACCCCGGCCGGAAGGTCGGCCGCTGTGGCAGGTAGCCCAGTTGCCGTTCGGCGTCAGGCCCGCTGTACGAGACGGTGCCGCTTGTGGGTCGCTCGACGCCCAGAAGCATGCGCAGGAGCGTCGTTTTCCCGGACCCGTTCGGACCGATGAATCCGGTGACGGCGTTGGACGGGATGTCGAGTGATACTTCTGAGACGGCCGTCACATCACCGTACGATTTCGTGACATCCGACGCCGTGAGGTACGTCTCGCCGGTCATGCTGGGTCCTCCATGGCTGTCTCGTTTCGAAGTCGCCTGACGGTCTCGGGATTCGCAGGGTCCGACAGAGGTGCCCTGTCGACGATGCTTCCCCGGCGAAAGCCGGGTGTGGTGCCGCGAAGCGCTCGGAGACCCCGGACGCTCGGGGCCGACCTGAGGGCGATGGCGGCGTCAGTCTGATGGAGCCGACGGTCGACGGAATCGGTGGGTGAGTAGGACTGGGCCAGCACCGGGCCAGTTTTGCCAGTGAGGTCGTACGCGCCGCTCCAGTAGTTCCCTCTGCCGTCGTGTGTGTACACGCGTAGCGGCCCCGGCCCGGAGACGGCGTGGCGGTCGTTTGCGATGAAATCGTTCTCGGTGACGATGTTCGACGGGACGACTGTCGACGCTCTCACACCGATGTCGTTCCCGTACAGGACGTTGTGCTCGTACAGGGACTGGTCGGCGTTGGTCGACATCGCCTGCGTAGTGTCGACCACCACGTTGTGCGCAATATAGCTCCGGGAGCCGGCTAACATGACGCCACTCCCGGAGTGGCGCACGTCGTTCCCGACGATGGCGTTCGCCACGGGGTTCGTCATGACGACGACACCAGCGTACTCCTGTCCCCGGGCGACGTTGTCGGCAACGAGCGACCGGGAGGTGTACATCAGGTGGACGCCGAAGCGGTTGTCCCGGAAGGTGTTGTTCCGGATGACGGTCCCGTCGGCCCGGTGGAGATACACGCCGTCACGCCCGCCGTTGAACACCGAGTCCTGCACGACAATCGGCCCATGCATCCCGATAACGCCCATAAACCCATCCTGCCAGTCTGCCGTCCCGTTGACCGTGACGTTCTCGACGACCGAGCCGGATGCCTGTCGCAGAACGACGCCGCTTGCGGGCGTCTCGGCGGTGAGATTCGCGACGTACAGTCCTGAAACGTTGCGACCGGTCACGGCGGCGTCGCTGTTGCCGTAGGCGGTCGTGACGGTCGCGTCCCAGGCGCTGTCGTTGGCCGTCGCTGGGTCGCCGACTGTCCTGTTGCCGACGCCGACGATTTCGAACCCGGTGACGCCGACCCGGTCGGCGGTCACTGTCACGACAGTACCGTTCCCACCACCGTCGAGCGTCGCTCCGGAACCGCGGAGTGTGAGTGGTTTGTCTATCGTCACCTGCTCGTTGTACGTCCCGGTCGGGACAACGACCGTCGTGTTCGGCGGGGCCGCATCGACGGCCGCCTGCACCGTTGGGGCATCGGTTCCGACTTCGACAGAGACAGGTCGGTCTCGACGCTGTCGTGTTGCCTGTACGATTGCGTTCGCATCATTTCGCCGCGGACCGACCTGTTTTCGGACTGCCGCCGCCTGCTGGAGGTCGAACGAGTGTGTCTTGAGGGCCTCCCAGTCGACGATTCGACCGCCACAGCTATCGGTGAACGCTTCGGCGTCGTCCCGGTCGGCGAACGGCACAACTGCCGACCCGGACGGGACCCGCGCCGACCCGTCGACGACGTAGTAGGCCTGATTAGCTTCGACCCAGTCCGGCGGCGTTGCGGTCCGGAGCGAGCCGTCGTCACCGCACCTGACTGGCCGGTCACTGTAGTCAGAAACGTACACCGCAAGTGGATAGCCGAACTGCTGCTCGTGCCCCGGTTCCGTGAGCGCGGTCACAGCCTGATCGATGCCGACGTAGCCGACAACGTAGCGGTACTGTGAGTAGAAGACTTGCGCCCGCGGAACGCTGATGCTCCGATTCCGGGCGATCTGTTCGTCGGCCATCGTGATCCCACGCTGGACAGTGTTATCAAACGGGACTGGTTCAGGACGGGCGCTGGTTGTATCGACGGCAAACGACATCGCAACGATCAGTGTGCCAAGAACTACCGCAAGGAGCGCGACGAGTTGCACAGTCGACAGGGCTAGTCGCATCTGCCGGTACTACGAGTGAGGCCCCATTACAGTATGTGGTGTGGCTCTCGAAACTGGCAGCGCACCCGCACACGGTCACCCACACCAGACCGGAGCACAGTTCTAGGGCGTTCAAGTGGCGTCGTTTTGCTACCCTGATAAAATCGCCTACGTTTTACCGGTCGGCTACTTGTAGCTGCACTCCCATTACTCAGCGTAGAAATGGGCACCGACCAGAACCGAAATCCCCGGGCCGAGCAGACAGTCTGTCCGTACTGCGGCGTCGGCTGTACGATACAGTACGCGGACAACG
This region includes:
- a CDS encoding nitrous oxide reductase accessory protein NosL, translating into MSKHTTGFTRRCFLAGAGTVAVVSLSGCLGTSEEMDPVSIESGQNCDQCGMVIDQHPGPAGQTYYQNNSPEGHDPPARFCSTTCTYRHRFAKEQSGWTPAETFLTDYSTRDYETQTDGGKTIISRHLGREAFASTERLTVVANSEVEGAMGTAIVPFSDSGDAESFAEEHGGQTLPAEEISRELVGGM
- a CDS encoding ArsR family transcriptional regulator produces the protein MSTVTEQVRSHVESKPGVHFNALAADLDIATGQAQYHLRKLRRAGDIVAEEIQGKTHYYSREYDPWERRVLAFARRETARTILLHLLEAESLSADELTDRLGVARSTVSWHVSALADAEILEKSYGDRGRVVVTLTDPNETQRLLAAVRPSLTDRLIDRFTRLVDEGLAAAADDG
- a CDS encoding ABC transporter ATP-binding protein, translated to MTGETYLTASDVTKSYGDVTAVSEVSLDIPSNAVTGFIGPNGSGKTTLLRMLLGVERPTSGTVSYSGPDAERQLGYLPQRPTFRPGFSVRETAGFYADLVDDDPDRLLERVGLEEVASRPVSGLSGGMTRLLGIAQALAGDPPIVMLDEPASGLDPAMSRLIFDIVESIADAGRAVVLCSHELPLVEETADRLVVLESGRLVRTGSVASLREQTGGPLHETFTALLEQDRTTIAAPGGEKP
- a CDS encoding copper-binding protein, which produces MRLALSTVQLVALLAVVLGTLIVAMSFAVDTTSARPEPVPFDNTVQRGITMADEQIARNRSISVPRAQVFYSQYRYVVGYVGIDQAVTALTEPGHEQQFGYPLAVYVSDYSDRPVRCGDDGSLRTATPPDWVEANQAYYVVDGSARVPSGSAVVPFADRDDAEAFTDSCGGRIVDWEALKTHSFDLQQAAAVRKQVGPRRNDANAIVQATRQRRDRPVSVEVGTDAPTVQAAVDAAPPNTTVVVPTGTYNEQVTIDKPLTLRGSGATLDGGGNGTVVTVTADRVGVTGFEIVGVGNRTVGDPATANDSAWDATVTTAYGNSDAAVTGRNVSGLYVANLTAETPASGVVLRQASGSVVENVTVNGTADWQDGFMGVIGMHGPIVVQDSVFNGGRDGVYLHRADGTVIRNNTFRDNRFGVHLMYTSRSLVADNVARGQEYAGVVVMTNPVANAIVGNDVRHSGSGVMLAGSRSYIAHNVVVDTTQAMSTNADQSLYEHNVLYGNDIGVRASTVVPSNIVTENDFIANDRHAVSGPGPLRVYTHDGRGNYWSGAYDLTGKTGPVLAQSYSPTDSVDRRLHQTDAAIALRSAPSVRGLRALRGTTPGFRRGSIVDRAPLSDPANPETVRRLRNETAMEDPA